A single genomic interval of Haloterrigena salifodinae harbors:
- a CDS encoding DUF418 domain-containing protein, with product MTSETGPTPPSERIVGLDVLRGVALLGILLVNIRVFSMPSVVLTNPTTYGDLSGANYWVWFAGHVFAQQKFLTIFTLLFGGGVVLFTRSAERRGRSAVGLHVRRSALLVAAGLAHAYLLWYGDILVAYGICAIAVVIFRDHEPRDLATFGVVLLAIPSLIEVASGLTMDPAAIADSWRPAKSVLQSEIEAYRGGWIAQLDHRAPTAFQRQTSGFFGYSAWRVAGSMLLGMALFKWGVLTNDRSSRFYRRLILVGAASGLAAILAGVWYIEANDWSAGAALFWRQFNYWGSVPLAGAYVGIVMLFCRWRPAGFATRALAAVGRTAFSNYILQTVLATSIFYGHGLGLFGRLTRVEALGVVLLVWAVQLPLSVLWLRYFRFGPLEWLWRVLTYGERQPLLNDRRDSGADEGRSSTDDCESTTGP from the coding sequence ATGACCTCCGAGACCGGGCCGACGCCGCCGTCGGAACGTATCGTCGGCCTCGACGTACTGCGGGGAGTCGCCCTCCTCGGGATTTTGCTGGTCAACATTCGGGTGTTCTCGATGCCGTCGGTGGTGCTGACGAATCCGACGACCTACGGCGACCTGTCCGGGGCCAACTACTGGGTCTGGTTCGCCGGCCACGTCTTCGCCCAGCAGAAGTTCCTCACGATCTTCACGCTCCTGTTCGGCGGCGGCGTCGTGTTGTTCACCCGCAGCGCCGAGCGGCGCGGACGATCCGCGGTCGGCTTGCACGTCCGCCGCTCCGCGTTGCTCGTCGCCGCCGGCCTCGCACACGCCTACCTCCTGTGGTACGGCGACATTCTCGTCGCCTACGGGATCTGTGCGATCGCCGTCGTCATCTTCCGGGACCACGAGCCGCGGGATCTAGCGACCTTCGGCGTCGTCCTGCTGGCGATCCCGTCGCTCATCGAGGTGGCGTCGGGGCTCACCATGGATCCGGCCGCGATCGCAGACTCGTGGCGGCCGGCCAAATCGGTTCTGCAGTCCGAGATCGAGGCCTACCGCGGCGGCTGGATCGCCCAGCTCGACCACCGGGCCCCGACCGCGTTCCAGCGCCAGACGTCGGGCTTTTTCGGCTACAGCGCCTGGCGCGTCGCCGGCTCCATGCTGCTCGGAATGGCGCTGTTCAAGTGGGGCGTCCTGACGAACGACCGCTCGTCGCGGTTCTACCGCCGATTAATCCTCGTCGGGGCCGCAAGCGGGCTCGCCGCGATCCTCGCCGGCGTCTGGTACATCGAGGCCAACGACTGGTCGGCCGGCGCGGCCCTGTTCTGGCGGCAGTTCAACTACTGGGGGAGCGTCCCCCTCGCCGGCGCGTACGTCGGAATCGTGATGTTGTTCTGCCGGTGGCGTCCCGCGGGATTCGCGACCCGGGCGCTGGCCGCCGTCGGCCGGACCGCCTTCAGCAACTACATTCTGCAGACCGTCCTCGCCACGTCGATCTTCTACGGCCACGGGCTCGGGCTGTTCGGCCGGCTGACTCGAGTCGAGGCGCTCGGCGTCGTCCTGCTCGTCTGGGCGGTGCAACTCCCCCTGTCAGTCCTCTGGCTACGGTACTTCCGGTTCGGTCCCCTCGAGTGGCTCTGGCGCGTCCTCACCTACGGGGAACGCCAGCCGCTTTTGAACGACCGACGCGACTCGGGAGCCGACGAGGGGCGATCGAGTACTGATGACTGTGAGTCGACTACGGGGCCGTAG
- a CDS encoding mRNA surveillance protein pelota — protein sequence MQIKDREHVEGGRERVTVVPESVDDLWHLQYVLEPGDRVAGDTTRRIQRNDDQMRDTGGEREHMWVAIAVDDVEFHKFANRLRVGGEIVACSREDQLGFHHTLNVEERDELSIEKRFKPDQEARLEEAEEATENPDVAIATVEEGQAHVHTVAQYGTEERATITGTTGKGEYARGRSELFEELATVLKRQDADAIILAGPGFTKQDAYKHIEQNESELAEQITMVDTASVGDRGVHEVLKRGAVADVQQETRIESEAEYIDELTRRMAEGAKAAYGPEQVKKAAEFGAIERLLVLDDRLQKERGPDGEWAMSVDEIVRTTEQKGGDVTVFSSEFPPGQQLSNLGGIAALLRYRLE from the coding sequence ATGCAGATCAAAGACCGGGAGCACGTCGAGGGCGGGCGTGAACGGGTGACGGTCGTCCCCGAGAGCGTCGACGACCTCTGGCACTTGCAGTACGTCCTCGAGCCCGGCGACCGCGTCGCGGGCGATACGACCCGACGGATCCAGCGCAACGACGACCAGATGCGCGACACCGGCGGCGAGCGCGAGCACATGTGGGTCGCCATCGCCGTCGACGACGTCGAGTTCCACAAGTTCGCCAACCGGCTGCGGGTCGGCGGCGAGATCGTTGCCTGCTCGCGCGAGGACCAGCTCGGATTCCACCACACGCTGAACGTCGAGGAGCGCGACGAGCTCTCGATCGAGAAGCGCTTCAAACCGGACCAGGAGGCCCGCCTCGAGGAGGCCGAGGAGGCCACCGAGAACCCCGACGTCGCCATCGCGACCGTCGAGGAGGGGCAGGCCCACGTTCACACGGTCGCCCAGTACGGCACCGAGGAGCGGGCGACGATCACGGGCACGACGGGGAAAGGCGAATACGCCCGCGGACGCTCGGAGCTGTTCGAGGAACTCGCGACGGTCCTGAAACGCCAGGACGCGGACGCGATCATCCTCGCCGGACCCGGCTTTACGAAACAGGACGCCTACAAGCACATCGAGCAGAACGAATCGGAACTCGCCGAGCAGATCACGATGGTCGACACGGCCAGCGTCGGGGACCGGGGCGTCCACGAGGTGCTCAAACGTGGCGCCGTCGCCGACGTCCAACAGGAGACCCGCATCGAGAGCGAGGCCGAGTACATCGACGAGCTCACCCGTCGCATGGCCGAGGGCGCCAAGGCCGCCTACGGCCCGGAACAGGTGAAAAAGGCCGCCGAGTTCGGCGCGATCGAGCGCCTGCTCGTCCTCGACGACCGATTGCAGAAGGAGCGCGGTCCCGACGGCGAGTGGGCCATGAGCGTCGACGAAATCGTCCGCACGACCGAACAGAAAGGCGGCGATGTGACCGTCTTCTCGAGCGAGTTTCCGCCCGGTCAACAGCTATCGAATCTCGGCGGGATCGCGGCGTTGTTACGGTACCGACTCGAGTAA